The following coding sequences lie in one Gouania willdenowi chromosome 5, fGouWil2.1, whole genome shotgun sequence genomic window:
- the cast gene encoding calpastatin isoform X9: MGQLLTWIRGPRDTPVLQNVAVEQQSQSGQDTPKPAAQVSTVKPSQLETPPVSQVRSTSTVPSALAGTAGRGTASASVTSGTVTASAVSTEESLKDRAKRVQATETIKADVTKPDPASTKKVAGSVKMEQTTPAQTKVTVPSSVAKAPTKAPAEDPFDALASILPSADSVARPEPEYTGPEVTELGVTSEDVPKCGEREGTLPPGYRLEDMSPAAADWKPQDVPKSLSTDDALESLSAGFMTSTVPDKSSKKEKRDNAESALSSSAGAANFSKPPADKKPKMEKGSDYIAGIKPTPFKKSSPPSEKKAVVDKTSADFSLMAGLDTNAISKTKSEAPSMSLDAMSALGDLLPVDVPKPEPPKLRPEDIVSEAKQKEEDAVLLGEHEDTIPPDYRFNKEELEKLPAPKPEPSMDTGEALDILSGDFMTSSTSAAPVAIACPRPPAEKVLLPVADDFSLEAGLSASTVQKVESSVAAPTKTKSDKVSCKKDKDDKPVQGGSMSLGALDALGDLLPVDEPKPELPEIRPEDIVSEEKQKEEDAVLLGEREDTLPPEYRFNTEELSKLPAPKPEPTIDTGEALDFLSGDLTDSTAAAAAPAPVVCLAPPRAEVMVDDLSALDVLSGDFASSKSAPTVQSSAAPPTQQKMVCSLPQNLKPQTDKGVPMPLDALGDLSDLLPADVPKPKLPDLRPEDIVSEDKHKEEDAVLVGEREDAIPEEYRFNKEELEKLPAPKPEPTICTGEALDFLSGDLMTSPEAPAVQAAPVVAASAPLAQSSADAALDALSGDFASAAAAPNVLSASLPPDAEAELQLSVGADNALDALSDTLKDIKPEPQPVPLPPKNIVNEKKVVEERLIKMGERDDTLPPEYRLTEEDLKLMAEATEKEALKPKSPLDDKTALDLLSQDFAAGPDPAASTTSCATAATTLESSQQDSESLKPMPGPVLETLSDTLLPDTPEFQSHTKKPKGKAKSKSKESRAEVPSAANLPPPQQSSDVVPASAKKGGRR; this comes from the exons TCGCAGTCTGGCCAGGACACACCCAAACCAGCAGCCCAGGTATCCACTGTGAAGCCTTCCCAGCTGGAG ACGCCTCCTGTGTCCCAAGTCAGAAGCACCAGCACAGTCCCCTCTGCTCTGGCAGGAACAGCTGGACGAGGTACAGCTAGTGCCTCCGTCACCAGTGGCACAGTGACAGCCTCTGCTGTGAGCACTGAGGAGTCACTCAAAGACAGAGCTAAG AGAGTTCAGGCTACTGAGACAATCAAAGCTGATGTGACTAAGCCTGATCCTGCATCAACCAAAAAAGTAGCCGGATCTGTGAAGATGGAACAAACTACACCTGCTCAAACAAAG GTCACGGTTCCTTCTTCAGTAGCTAAAGCACCCACAAAG GCTCCTGCTGAGGATCCATTCGATGCCCTGGCCAGCATACTCCCATCAGCTGATTCTGTTGCACGCCCAGAACCTGAATACACAGGTCCAGAGGTCACTGAG CTTGGTGTCACCTCTGAGGATGTTCCAAAGTGTGGAGAGAGAGAAGGCACGCTGCCTCCAGGCTACAGACTGGAAGATATG tctCCAGCTGCTGCTGATTGGAAGCCTCAGGATGTTCCG AAATCACTGAGCACAGACGACGCGCTGGAATCCCTATCAGCAGGTTTCATGACATCCACTGTTCCAGACAAATCCAGCAAAAAAGAG AAAAGGGACAATGCTGAAAGTGCTTTATCCTCCTCTGCTGGAGCAGCTAACTTTTCAAAACCTCCTGCTGATAAAAAGCCAAAGATGGAGAAAGGCTCAGATTACATAGCTGGAATCAAGCCTACTCCATTCAAG AAATCAAGCCCACCGAGTGAAAAAAAAGCCGTGGTGGATAAAACGTCTGCAGACTTCTCTCTGATGGCAGGACTGGATACCAACGCTATCAGCAAGACCAAGAGTGAG GCTCCCTCCATGTCTCTGGATGCCATGAGTGCTCTTGGAGACCTGCTGCCTGTGGACGTACCTAAACCTGAGCCCCCCAAACTCAGACCTGAAGATATTGTGTCG GAGGCCAAACAGAAAGAGGAGGACGCAGTGCTGTTAGGAGAGCATGAAGACACCATTCCTCCAGACTACAGGTTTAATAAAGAGGAACTTGAAAAACTTCCTGCTCCAAAACCTGAG CCCTCCATGGACACTGGTGAAGCACTGGACATTTTATCTGGAGACTTcatgacttcatcaacttcaGCAGCTCCAGTTGCCATCGCGTGCCCTCGGCCTCCTGCAGAG AAAGTGCTTCTTCCTGTGGCAGATGATTTCTCACTGGAAGCTGGACTTTCTGCTTCTACTGTCCAG AAAGTGGAATCCTCTGTAGCTGCTCCCACTAAAACCAAATCTGATAAAGTTTCCTGCAAAAAGGACAAAGATGATAAGCCTGTTCAG GGAGGATCTATGTCTCTAGGAGCTCTCGATGCCCTTGGTGACCTGCTGCCTGTGGACGAACCAAAGCCTGAGTTACCTGAAATCAGACCAGAGGACATTGTCTCG gaGGAAAAGCAAAAGGAGGAGGACGCTGTGCTCCTAGGAGAGCGGGAGGACACGCTGCCTCCAGAATACAGGTTCAATACAGAAGAGCTGTCAAAGTTACCAGCACCCAAACCTGAG CCCACCATAGACACTGGAGAGGCTTTAGACTTTTTATCTGGAGACCTTACAGACTCTACAGCAGCTGCCGCTGCTCCTGCTCCGGTCGTCTGCCTCGCACCGCCTCGTGCAGAG GTAATGGTGGATGATTTATCTGCATTAGATGTGTTGTCTGGAGATTTTGCCTCTTCAAAGTCAGCTCCTACAGTTCAGTCGTCTGCTGCTCCACCCACTCAGCAG AAAATGGTCTGTTCACTTCCACAAAACCTGAAACCCCAAACTGATAAA GGTGTGCCAATGCCTCTGGATGCTCTCGGTGATCTCAGTGATTTACTGCCAGCAGACGTCCCAAAACCTAAACTCCCTGACCTCAGACCTGAGGACATTGTCTCG GAGGACAAACACAAGGAGGAAGATGCTGTGCTTGTAGGAGAGCGAGAGGACGCGATCCCTGAGGAATACAGGTTCAACAAAGAGGAGCTGGAAAAACTACCAGCACCAAAACCAGAG CCCACCATCTGCACTGGTGAAGCTCTGGACTTTTTGTCTGGAGACCTGATGACATCCCCAGAAGCTCCTGCTGTCCAGGCTGCTCCTGTTGTTGCTGCCTCAGCGCCTCTAGCACAG TCCTCTGCAGACGCTGCTTTGGATGCATTGTCTGGAGACTTTGCCTCTGCAGCTGCTGCTCCAAATGTGCTGTCAGCATCATTACCTCCTGACGCGGAGGCTGAGCTGCAG CTCTCAGTCGGAGCAGACAACGCCCTGGACGCTCTGTCTGACACCTTAAAAGATATCAAGCCTGAGCCTCAGCCTGTCCCACTTCCTCCCAAGAACATTGTCAAT GAGAAAAAGGTGGTCGAAGAGAGACTGATTAAGATGGGAGAGAGAGACGACACGCTGCCTCCAGAGTATCGACTCACTGAGGAAGACCTCAAG CTCATGGCAGAAGCGACAGAAAAAGAAGCATTGAAGCCTAAATCG CCTTTGGATGATAAAACTGCTCTGGATCTGCTGTCCCAAGACTTCGCAGCTGGTCCTGATCCAGCTGCTTCAACCACATCCTGTGCTACTGCTGCTACAACGTTGGAATCCTCTCAGCAGGACTCAGAGTCTCTGAAG CCAATGCCAGGCCCTGTCCTAGAAACTCTGTCAGACACGCTGCTCCCAGACACGCCAGAGTTCCAATCTCACACTAAAAAACCAAAG GGCAAAGCCAAGTCAAAGTCCAAA GAAAGCCGTGCAGAGGTGCCATCTGCTGCTAACCTGCCGCCACCTCAGCAAAGCTCAGATGTTGTGCCTGCATCTGCAAAGAAGGGAGGCAGGAGATAA
- the cast gene encoding calpastatin isoform X3: protein MGQLLTWIRGPRDTPVLQNVAVEQQSQSGQDTPKPAAQVSTVKPSQLETTSSGSAMASRPGPFTTSTGGATTDRGLAAGGKASAGDTETNILLAGATVIDMSSSASRGGSRHMPKTPPVSQVRSTSTVPSALAGTAGRGTASASVTSGTVTASAVSTEESLKDRAKRVQATETIKADVTKPDPASTKKVAGSVKMEQTTPAQTKVTVPSSVAKAPTKAPAEDPFDALASILPSADSVARPEPEYTGPEVTELGVTSEDVPKCGEREGTLPPGYRLEDMSPAAADWKPQDVPKSLSTDDALESLSAGFMTSTVPDKSSKKEKRDNAESALSSSAGAANFSKPPADKKPKMEKGSDYIAGIKPTPFKKSSPPSEKKAVVDKTSADFSLMAGLDTNAISKTKSEAPSMSLDAMSALGDLLPVDVPKPEPPKLRPEDIVSEAKQKEEDAVLLGEHEDTIPPDYRFNKEELEKLPAPKPEPSMDTGEALDILSGDFMTSSTSAAPVAIACPRPPAEKVLLPVADDFSLEAGLSASTVQKVESSVAAPTKTKSDKVSCKKDKDDKPVQGGSMSLGALDALGDLLPVDEPKPELPEIRPEDIVSEEKQKEEDAVLLGEREDTLPPEYRFNTEELSKLPAPKPEPTIDTGEALDFLSGDLTDSTAAAAAPAPVVCLAPPRAEVMVDDLSALDVLSGDFASSKSAPTVQSSAAPPTQQKMVCSLPQNLKPQTDKGVPMPLDALGDLSDLLPADVPKPKLPDLRPEDIVSEDKHKEEDAVLVGEREDAIPEEYRFNKEELEKLPAPKPEPTICTGEALDFLSGDLMTSPEAPAVQAAPVVAASAPLAQSSADAALDALSGDFASAAAAPNVLSASLPPDAEAELQLSVGADNALDALSDTLKDIKPEPQPVPLPPKNIVNEKKVVEERLIKMGERDDTLPPEYRLTEEDLKLMAEATEKEALKPKSPLDDKTALDLLSQDFAAGPDPAASTTSCATAATTLESSQQDSESLKPMPGPVLETLSDTLLPDTPEFQSHTKKPKGKAKSKSKESRAEVPSAANLPPPQQSSDVVPASAKKGGRR, encoded by the exons TCGCAGTCTGGCCAGGACACACCCAAACCAGCAGCCCAGGTATCCACTGTGAAGCCTTCCCAGCTGGAG ACAACATCTTCGGGATCCGCCATGGCCTCAAGGCCCGGACCATTTACCACATCCACAGGTGGAGCTACCACCGACCGTGGTTTAGCAGCAGGAGGGAAAGCCTCAGCAGGCGACACAGAG ACTAACATTCTGCTGGCCGGTGCTACTGTTATTGACATGTCATCTTCAGCATCAAGAGGCGGTTCGAGACACATGCCAAAG ACGCCTCCTGTGTCCCAAGTCAGAAGCACCAGCACAGTCCCCTCTGCTCTGGCAGGAACAGCTGGACGAGGTACAGCTAGTGCCTCCGTCACCAGTGGCACAGTGACAGCCTCTGCTGTGAGCACTGAGGAGTCACTCAAAGACAGAGCTAAG AGAGTTCAGGCTACTGAGACAATCAAAGCTGATGTGACTAAGCCTGATCCTGCATCAACCAAAAAAGTAGCCGGATCTGTGAAGATGGAACAAACTACACCTGCTCAAACAAAG GTCACGGTTCCTTCTTCAGTAGCTAAAGCACCCACAAAG GCTCCTGCTGAGGATCCATTCGATGCCCTGGCCAGCATACTCCCATCAGCTGATTCTGTTGCACGCCCAGAACCTGAATACACAGGTCCAGAGGTCACTGAG CTTGGTGTCACCTCTGAGGATGTTCCAAAGTGTGGAGAGAGAGAAGGCACGCTGCCTCCAGGCTACAGACTGGAAGATATG tctCCAGCTGCTGCTGATTGGAAGCCTCAGGATGTTCCG AAATCACTGAGCACAGACGACGCGCTGGAATCCCTATCAGCAGGTTTCATGACATCCACTGTTCCAGACAAATCCAGCAAAAAAGAG AAAAGGGACAATGCTGAAAGTGCTTTATCCTCCTCTGCTGGAGCAGCTAACTTTTCAAAACCTCCTGCTGATAAAAAGCCAAAGATGGAGAAAGGCTCAGATTACATAGCTGGAATCAAGCCTACTCCATTCAAG AAATCAAGCCCACCGAGTGAAAAAAAAGCCGTGGTGGATAAAACGTCTGCAGACTTCTCTCTGATGGCAGGACTGGATACCAACGCTATCAGCAAGACCAAGAGTGAG GCTCCCTCCATGTCTCTGGATGCCATGAGTGCTCTTGGAGACCTGCTGCCTGTGGACGTACCTAAACCTGAGCCCCCCAAACTCAGACCTGAAGATATTGTGTCG GAGGCCAAACAGAAAGAGGAGGACGCAGTGCTGTTAGGAGAGCATGAAGACACCATTCCTCCAGACTACAGGTTTAATAAAGAGGAACTTGAAAAACTTCCTGCTCCAAAACCTGAG CCCTCCATGGACACTGGTGAAGCACTGGACATTTTATCTGGAGACTTcatgacttcatcaacttcaGCAGCTCCAGTTGCCATCGCGTGCCCTCGGCCTCCTGCAGAG AAAGTGCTTCTTCCTGTGGCAGATGATTTCTCACTGGAAGCTGGACTTTCTGCTTCTACTGTCCAG AAAGTGGAATCCTCTGTAGCTGCTCCCACTAAAACCAAATCTGATAAAGTTTCCTGCAAAAAGGACAAAGATGATAAGCCTGTTCAG GGAGGATCTATGTCTCTAGGAGCTCTCGATGCCCTTGGTGACCTGCTGCCTGTGGACGAACCAAAGCCTGAGTTACCTGAAATCAGACCAGAGGACATTGTCTCG gaGGAAAAGCAAAAGGAGGAGGACGCTGTGCTCCTAGGAGAGCGGGAGGACACGCTGCCTCCAGAATACAGGTTCAATACAGAAGAGCTGTCAAAGTTACCAGCACCCAAACCTGAG CCCACCATAGACACTGGAGAGGCTTTAGACTTTTTATCTGGAGACCTTACAGACTCTACAGCAGCTGCCGCTGCTCCTGCTCCGGTCGTCTGCCTCGCACCGCCTCGTGCAGAG GTAATGGTGGATGATTTATCTGCATTAGATGTGTTGTCTGGAGATTTTGCCTCTTCAAAGTCAGCTCCTACAGTTCAGTCGTCTGCTGCTCCACCCACTCAGCAG AAAATGGTCTGTTCACTTCCACAAAACCTGAAACCCCAAACTGATAAA GGTGTGCCAATGCCTCTGGATGCTCTCGGTGATCTCAGTGATTTACTGCCAGCAGACGTCCCAAAACCTAAACTCCCTGACCTCAGACCTGAGGACATTGTCTCG GAGGACAAACACAAGGAGGAAGATGCTGTGCTTGTAGGAGAGCGAGAGGACGCGATCCCTGAGGAATACAGGTTCAACAAAGAGGAGCTGGAAAAACTACCAGCACCAAAACCAGAG CCCACCATCTGCACTGGTGAAGCTCTGGACTTTTTGTCTGGAGACCTGATGACATCCCCAGAAGCTCCTGCTGTCCAGGCTGCTCCTGTTGTTGCTGCCTCAGCGCCTCTAGCACAG TCCTCTGCAGACGCTGCTTTGGATGCATTGTCTGGAGACTTTGCCTCTGCAGCTGCTGCTCCAAATGTGCTGTCAGCATCATTACCTCCTGACGCGGAGGCTGAGCTGCAG CTCTCAGTCGGAGCAGACAACGCCCTGGACGCTCTGTCTGACACCTTAAAAGATATCAAGCCTGAGCCTCAGCCTGTCCCACTTCCTCCCAAGAACATTGTCAAT GAGAAAAAGGTGGTCGAAGAGAGACTGATTAAGATGGGAGAGAGAGACGACACGCTGCCTCCAGAGTATCGACTCACTGAGGAAGACCTCAAG CTCATGGCAGAAGCGACAGAAAAAGAAGCATTGAAGCCTAAATCG CCTTTGGATGATAAAACTGCTCTGGATCTGCTGTCCCAAGACTTCGCAGCTGGTCCTGATCCAGCTGCTTCAACCACATCCTGTGCTACTGCTGCTACAACGTTGGAATCCTCTCAGCAGGACTCAGAGTCTCTGAAG CCAATGCCAGGCCCTGTCCTAGAAACTCTGTCAGACACGCTGCTCCCAGACACGCCAGAGTTCCAATCTCACACTAAAAAACCAAAG GGCAAAGCCAAGTCAAAGTCCAAA GAAAGCCGTGCAGAGGTGCCATCTGCTGCTAACCTGCCGCCACCTCAGCAAAGCTCAGATGTTGTGCCTGCATCTGCAAAGAAGGGAGGCAGGAGATAA